The Aneurinibacillus uraniidurans genome segment CGAGATGTGCGAAAGAAAACGATGGATCCGACTATTAACAAAGCGGTGGAATTAATAGACAAGCATACTGCTATGGATTTAGACAAAATAAATAAAAGTAATTTTGTAGCGAATACCATTTTACGGACTCTTGTTCCTGCATCCGTAATTTTTGGTTTGATTGTGATGGTTCTTTTACTACGTTCCATTAAACCTCTCGAATTGTTACAAAATGAATTTAAAACGATCGCCAATGGAGACTTAACGCAACCTCTTGAAATAAAATCAAAAGACGAAATTGGCGAATTATCCAGTTCAGTCAATGTGATGATTGAAAATTTGCGTTCTACCATTTCAACCATTAGCGACTCCTCTCATCAAGTATCAACCGCTGCAGAGGAGCTGCTAGCAAGTTCTGAACACACCCATCGGGCAACCGAACATATTACGGTAACAATTGAGGAATTAGCATTAGGTACGGATAAACAGGTACAAAGTGTGGAAGAAACATCTCAAATCGTCGACGAGATGTCTAGTCGTGTGCAACAAATTTCGATTCGCACCCAAGATGTTTCTACTACCGCCACCCATGCTCTCGAAAAAGCTATGGAAGGAAATCAGGCGATCCAAACGACGGTTGAACAAATGAATTCCATAAGCGAAACGGTCGAAGGTTTTACACAAAAGATCAAGGAATTGGGCGAACGTTCGAATGAAATCGGGGAAATTGTCGAGGTAATCACAAGTATCGCAGCTCAAACAAACCTGCTCGCCTTAAATGCAGCAATTGAAGCAGCACGAGCGGGAGAGCAGGGAAAAGGATTTGCGATAGTCGCGGATGAAGTTCGGAAATTAGCAGAACAATCCGCTCAATCTGCTGAACAGATTGCCAGGTTAATTACAGGCATTCAGGTAGATACAAACGCAGCAGTTATATCTACGGAAAATGTAACAAAAGAAGTGGAAGAAGGAATTCATGTTGTCCATGTAACCGGGGAGTATTTCAAGCAAATCGAAAATAAAATTGACCAGGTTGCCAATCAGATTAAAGAGGTTTCAGATTCAGTTCATCAAATATCGTTCGGTACCGATCAGGTTGTTCATTCCATAAATACGGTTACGGGAGTGGCAGAGGTAGCAGCTTCAAGAACACAAAGTGTGTCTGCCGCTACTGAGGAACAATTTGCCTCGATAGATGGTATTATTTCAGCCGCCACGTCTCTTTCTAAGATGTCGGAAAATTTACAGACGTTGATTGAGCGGTTTAAAGTTTAATAACAAATAGCATAGCGCCGGATTTACCTCCGGCGCTTACACCGCTTCCCCTAGAACCAGACTATTTTTTCTCAGTAAGCGGAACAGTAATAAAGGTCGACTGACGCGATTTTTCATCCGCTTTACTCCCTGAACCTAGCTGGTGAGGAATCAGCGCTTCAATTGTAATCTGCTTCGGAATGTCTTGCATGGCAGCAAATTTTAATGTATCTGTGATCGTGACCATGCCATTACCTTCATCTTTCGGTGCACTTCCCGAGCTCGGCCCTCCTGACATCCGTTTCATGTGTTCATCATAGCCGATGTAGTAGAAATCATTCATCTTCTCTTTTGACACGGTCCGCTTGACAATGACCTGCGTTGTTGCCGGTGAAAACGTCACCCTTTCTACCGTATACGTCATGCCGTTCCATTTCTTTGTTACCATAGGCCGGAATGTCGTACTCGCCTTTGCCGTTTTTTCCATCGAGATCGGCAGGATAAATTTCCAATTTCCTGCGACACCATGAATTGCTTCTACATCAAGCTGCAACGTGAAGTTCTCCAGCGACTTTTCTTCTATCTCAAAATTGAGGTCAATCTTTCCCACATATTCTCCGTTATCACGCGCTACTTCCTTCGCATCGCCGATCCACTGGATTTGGTCGGTTTCCTTCACACCAATCTTCCATTGCAAGGGCATCAGATCGCTGCTTACTTTAAGCGGTTGATTGTTCTGCGGCTTTAGCTTGTAGCCAATCGCCAGCCGTGAACCGTCATAGAACACATCCGTTATCGTCATCTCAACGCCTTTATCAGTCGCTATTTTTTGCGGCTGGGATGTCAAACCACGCTCACTCATGTCTTTCAGCACTGGATCTCCAGTCTTTTCAAATACCGAACCAATCAGAGGAACCTCACGGAGAACTTGAGCCATTGCCGGAGAAACGAATCCAGACCCGATCACACATAGCGTCGTAACCGCGACCGCCCCTGCTACGTACGGCCAACGGGGACTTTTGCGTGGCGGAATCGCAGCTGGGAGTTCCGGAAGATTGTTTAATGCGTCCGCAAGTCCCTTACTGAAAAAATCTGGCACTTCTGTTTTTTCCCGTCCCAATCGGCTCAGCATCTCGTCCATTTTCTTCTCATTCATGGCACAATCTCCCTTCCTTTTTCTCCACCGTGTACGATACAGCTAATTTCGTCCGCGCCCTCGTTAGTCGAGACTTTACCGTTCCTTCCGGTATTTCCAGCAGGCGAGCCATTTCTTTTACCGATAAGTCTTCGAAATAATACAGCATAATGACGATCCGTAAATCATCTTCAAGTGCCTGAACAGCATCCTGTAGCGCCATATCTCCTTCAAATGTTGAGCAGGCCTGCTGCTCTATAATTTCCTCCATCGGAATCACCCGTTTTTTCTGTCGAATAATGCGCTGACATTCATTCATGACAATCCGTATGAGCCACGTTTTAAAAAACTTCGGCTCACGTACGCTCCGGATTGATGCGTACGCTTTCATTACAGCCTCCTGCGCGGCATCTAAGCATTCTGTATCGGACTTTAAAATTGAACGGGCGATTTTATAGATGCTCGTTTCACACTGCTTAATTAAACGTACGAACGCTTCCCGGTCACCCTGCTGTGCCTGGATGACATTGTATTCGTAGAAATCAGTGTCCACTCGTTGTCCCTCCTTTTTCGTCTCTATGTATTAGATCATCTGGAATGGTATTTGGACCATACGAATGAAAAAAAGAGCAGATCATTCTCCTGCTCTTGTGATGTGCTTATCCTTACATACATTTTCTTTTAAAATCATACCCTCTCCACGATACCCAGATCTGGCTAGCAATGAAGATAGAAGAGTACGCACCGAATGTCAACCCGATAATCAACGCAAGTGTAAAATTGCGAATGCTTTCACCGCCAAAAATATAAAGCGCAAGCGAACAAATGAGTACCGTCAACACCGTATTGATCGAACGGGCTAGCGTCTGACCGATACTGTAATTCACGACATGCTCAACATCTTGCACCGTTTTCACTTTCACCCGTTTCAAGTTATCCCGAATGCGGTCAAAAATAATAATATTATCGTGAATGGAGTACCCAACAATCGTTAAAATCGCAGCGATAAACGGTAAATCCACCTCAATCTGAAACAGACTGAACAGCGTGATCACCAGAAACACGTTGTGCAATAGCGCAGCAATAGACGAAAGTGCAAACCGAAATTCGAAGCGAATTGTCGTATAGATCACAATCCCAACCGATGCAATGAGTATCGAGTACAGCGCCGAACGCGCGAGTTCGCGACTGATCATCGGATTGACCATACTTTCCTGCACGTCTACGTGATTGCCGTATGCCGCCTGCACCGCTTTCGTTAACGCGGCTACCTGATCTTTATGAAGCGGCTCGGGAAATTGAAGCACTGCCATGTCGTTCTTACTTCCCGCGGTTGTAATACTTCCCGGCTTCAAGCCTATTTTTTCTACCGTTTGTTTCACATCGTCCTCATTGAACACTTTTCCGATCTGAACTTGAATCCTTGTCCCGCTCTTAAAATCAATTCCTAGATTTAGATTCATCGTACAGAGAGAAATAATCCCTGCAACAATCAAAAATGCGGAAAGGATAAAATATTTTTTTCGATGCGTAACAAAGTCAAATCGATAATCCGTACATTTATCACTCATGCTGATCACGCCCCCTCGCCCCGTAATACACCGGTTTATTAAATGCGTTGGAGCGAACAGCAAGGCTCAGTAAAAAACGTGAACCTGCAACCGCTGTAAGCAGACTTACCACAATGCTTAAGATAAGCGTTACCGCAAATCCTCGGATGGCACTCGAACCGAAGTAGAACAAAACAAGCGCACCAATTACACTGGTCACATTCGCATCAAGAATCGTGCGCAAGGAGCGTTTGGAACCAGCCCGCAGCGCGGACAGATACGATTTTCCAGAGTACAACTCCTCTTTCATACGCTCGTACATAATAATGTTCGCATCCACCGCCATCCCGATCCCGAGCACGAACGCCGCAATTCCCGGCAATGTTAATGTGGCCCCCATGAGATTCTGAAGCAGTATGAGCAAATAAATATAGGCCACCAGCGTAATACAGGCGATCACACCAGGCATGCGATAATACACCATCATAAATACAAACACCAGGAGCGTGCCGATCATCCCTGCTTTCACTCCGCTCTGCAGCGCTTCCTGTCCGAGCTTGGCTCCTACACTTGTAGAAAATACTTCTTTCATTTTCACCGGAAGTACGCCCGCATTTAAAATCGCGGCCAGCTCTTTTGCTTTCTGAATGTCCTCTTGTCCATCAATTCGAGCAAGACCGTTCGGAATGATTTCTTTGATGATTGCGGTCGTAATAGGTTGATCATCAAGAAAGATCGCCATCGGCTGTCCGACATATTTCTGTGTGACATCCGCAAACTTTTTCGCATCTTTAAACTGAAGCGTAACAACCGCCTGCTGAGTTTGTGAGTCCAACACGCCCTGTGCCCCGCTCTCGGCAAGGTCACGCCCTTCCATCAGCACATTCCCCTGCATGTCCCGAAATGTTAAATGTGCGGGCTTCCCGATCAGATTCCGTGCTCGCTCTTGATCTGTAACCCCCGCTAACTGCACACGAATGCGATTATCTCCCTCAACCTGGATACTAGGCTCCGCCATCCCAAGCGCATTCACCCGTTTATCCAATGCTTTTTCTGTATCACTCAGCAGTTGCTTCGTTACGTTTTGCTTGGCGTCTAATGGCGATACTTCATATAAAATTTCGAAGCCGCCACGTAAGTCTAATCCAAGTGTTGTCTGCTTCGCAATTTTTGTCCCGGTCATAACGACGAGTATTACTACCATCAAAACAATCAGACATAAAGCACCAAGCTTCCCCCATTTTATCATGCTAGTTTCCTCCTACGATCCTCATGCTCCCCCCTTCGTGAACATTACATATGTACATTCTTTAATGCTGAAACGGCAGTCCCCCATCCTTAAACGCAGTTCGATTATTACGGGAAGGGAGAACAGCCGTGCTTTTCGTAACAGTCGGCTGCTCCATCGTAATCGTCTGAACGTTTGGTGGTACAACAGGAACTTCGTATAACGCTAAGGTAAGAGCCATAATCGAGATAATTTGGCTTAACCGTTCTTTCATTTTGCGCCTCGTTTCTATTCATTACGAATCTGTAGTAATCGTACTACAACACAAAAATACATGTATTGTTAGTAGAGGATGATAAAGGTAATAGATAGCATTATTATAATGCAGAAACGACACCTTTCGTATAAAATTATGAGAATACTCATATTGCGAGGTAAAGATATGGATTTCGCCAAAATAGGCGCGCACATTCGAGACATACGAAAGTCATTAAAAATAACTCAGGGAGAAATCGCACACGGAATTTGCACGCAGGGATTAATTAGCCGCATTGAGAAAGGAGAGTTAATTCCTTCCGCTGACATTCTCTATAAAATCTCGAAAAAACTCGGTGTAGATATTAATTACTTCTTTCATTATGCGGAAACACCAAGTCTTGCATATGTACAAGAGGTGATGTATCAAGTGCGCAAGTTCATACGGGATCGTAATTATCAAGAGGTCGCCGAAATCATACATGTTGAAATGAAAAATCCACTATTTCAGCCGCCTGCCTTCCAGCAATTTTTACTCTGGCATCATGGAATCTGCACATACTACATCCAGAAAAATATGGAGGAAGCATTTGCACTTATTCAGAAAGCGCTTGATATGAGTGAACCGGGGAGCAACACTTATTCAGAACGTAACATTGAAATATTGAACAGCATGGCTATTTTATATAGCGAAGAAGGGCAGCATAAAGAGGCCATTGCTATTTTAGAAAAAGCAATGACCCATTTAAAAGCGTTGTCCCATCAAAAAGATGCTCGAATCGAAATTCGCTTGCTGTATAGCTTAGCCAAATCCCTCACAATCGAAGGGCAATATGAAAATTCCATTCATTACTGTCAAAGAGGAAGCAAGCTATGTCTTCAAGCCGAATCACTCTACTTGTTTGGAGAGATGACGTTTCAACACGGGTATAATTTATTACAATTGAATCGGAAAGAAGAAGCGCTTGTGTATCTTTATCGGGCTCGCAATATTTTTCAGCTGCAAAATAACGTAAATTTCGTGGCGTACATAGATGAAGAAATACGCTATCTGGATTAATTGCTTCCTTATTTATCGCAAGACAAGTCTGCCATAAATCGCGTCAATTCCTGCATATATCCCTCACTCAGCAAATCACTTCCGGCAATAATCGTATCCCGATACGCCGGAGAAGGAGCCATGTCCGGCTGCTTGTTCACAACCGTATACGTCCAGGCCTGAACCATTCTGTTCTCTACCTTAACTTCGACCATAATTCGCTCATAAATTCCCGCTTTAACACCTTCACGCCTGTCGAGTGCTGGCAGCAAATCCGCAGGAATTGCATACAGCACCCCCTCTGTCTGCCGCCCCGATGCAGGCAGTACATCTGCCACGCCTCCCTGCCATTTATATGCGGAATAATGTGTGAATCCAATCCGGTAATCATCCAGCACCGCCCGACTCAACACACGGTATACCGGCACATCGACTGCGAAGCTATCGCGGTTCATACAAGACCCATACGCAAAGTACATCTCCCACGCTTCGCCTCGCTGATACGCACGCCAGTCTCCAGCTGGCAGGAAGATTGCATCAGGCTCCAGCCTGTTTTGGTGCCTGTCAGGATATATGTACACATAGCAGTCATGCGTTTGACCGTCTTCGGTTACAACTGTTGTTACGATGCGTTCATACTCGTTATCCGGACAGTTTGCTTCATATCCTTCCAGCCAATCCATCGCAGCAAGCGCCGCCGGAACATCGCGCAATTCAAGTAGTTGCCCACTTACTTTTCCGGCACCAGGAATCATCGTTGGATACCCGTACGGGAGATGATACAGCCACCCCTGGATTGTCGCTTCCGAAGTACTTTGTACGAAGGGAGACACAACATGATGATTGCTTTCTCCCTTACAGAGCGTTCCATATACGAATGCTTTGTTAATCACAAACACTCCCCCTTTTTCTATACAAAAAGGCCCGGAATTCCCCGAGCCACATTTGTTTTACTGTTATTCTTGCAAATCATCCAGTGCCTTGTTAACGGCTGTCATGTACGGCAGCGCTGGAATTGCCCCGCGCTGCTCTGTCGCAAGCGCTCCCGCCGCATTCGCAAACGTAAGCAGCTGCACAAGCCCCTCATGATCAAATCCATCGAGCACATCGCCCAAATTACAAGTCATTCGTTCCGCCAACTGGTACAAAACTGCCCCGATAAACGCATCACCCGCACCTGTCGCATCCACAGCCTGTGCCGGAATCCCCGGCACATCACCTGTCGAACCATCCGATAACACATACGTACTGCCCTGCTTACCACGTGTAATGAGAACAAGCCGCACCCCCTGTGTAAACCAGGATGCTGCCCCTTCTCTTACATTCGCTGTACCCGTCAGAAACTCCAGCTCTTCCTCACTCACCTTCACCACATCCGCAAGCGGCATGTACGAAAGAATCGTTCGGCGGGCATCTTCTGCCCCAGGCCAGAGAGCAAGTCGCACATTCGGATCATAACTGACCAGCAGGCCATGCTTCCGTGCCTGTTCCGCGGCATATACCGTAGCCGAGCGTGCCGGTTCTGCAATTAATGACAGCGAGCCAAAATGAAACACAGCCGCATCCGTAAATAGCTCATCAGTAATGTCGTTTCTTTCAAGTAACATATCCGCTGCCGGATCGCGATAGAACAGGAAATCTCGCTCCCCGTCTTCTTTCAATGACACAAAGGCAAGCCCCGTCTTCACTTCTGCCGTCCGTGTCAGAAAGCGAGTATCCACGCCAACATCTACAAGTGTCTGAATAAGGAAATCACCAAATGCATCCGCACCTGTTTTTCCGATGAACCGGGCGCGACCACCAAGCCTGGCAACGGCCGCCGCTACATTAGCAGGCGCCCCCCCTGGCGCTTTGCGAAATGATCCCACATCAGCAAGCGCCTGCCCGTTCGTTTCCGGCACAAAATCAATCAGCAACTCCCCCAGAGAAAGTACAGCCTTCACTCGTGCAACCCTCCTCATAATCCAGCGTTCACATCAGCCGCCGTCTCCATCTCCTCTGCCTTACCATGCGTGTGCAGCACACAATCATTGTGAGCCATAACACAACCGTCTCGATCGCGTAGCACCCCTTCTAACCGGTATACCTCACCTGAAGCAGGCAAGGTTAGCACAGCCCGATCAAAACAGCGAGTAGAATCCTCCTCAATCAGCGGCGCCAGCACAATGCGTTCTTCAAGCACCGCTCCGTCCATATCCAGCAGCCGATACGCAATTTCTAATCCTTCATACCCCCGATATTCATCATTGACGACCCACGCTTCCATCGTCACCTGCACCGTATCATCCACCCGCTCCACATTACCTGTAAACGACAAAAGCAGAGGCGCAAACGCTTTCTGAATTGCATGATACGCTTTTTTCGGCTGGCGATAATAATCAATAATCGCCCAATCAATCGCTGGCCACGTATTTACGAAATGAAACTGTAGTATTCCATTTACCTGGTTATATTTCCGGCGACGCAATGCTTCTGTATGTGCCTTATAAAAAGCAACCTGATAGTTTTGCGTCTGCTCTACCAATTCTTCTAAAGAATCCGGCAGCTCACCCGTCCGCTTTTCACAAATTACATTCTGAAAGCCCCGCTTGCGCCAGGCATTCATATCCGGCGGCCATAGCTCATCAGGTGCGAGAAACCTACGCAGCGATGCCACATCCGGCAATGATTGCGTACCGTATTCGGTCACAAACAACGGATTATACTGTTCGGCGTCTTCAATCTTGCCCCAGTACCAGCCCACCCAGTTCACACTCAAATGCTCCGGCACATAGGCAGCGAAATGATCCCATGTTGCAAAAAAAGGCGGCAGCTCCCCTTGATCAATCAACACCGAATTTTTATGCACAGGACGGGTTGGATCTGCTTTTTGCACGGTTTCCATCAGCACCGCATCAAGCTTGTTATAATCATGCATACGCGACTCGCTGTGACAACACCAGAGCGCAATTGATGGATGATGCGTGAGGCGCTCAACGAATCGGCGGCTTATATCAGCGGCGCGATTGATGAATTCACCGTCAGAGCGGTAGCCCCATTGGAACGGTAAATCTTGAAAAATGAGCAAGCCCTTTTCATCACATAGACGATAAAACTCTTCTTTCTCCGCATGAGCGAACAAGCGGGTCATATTCATATGCGCATCGAGCATCATCTGCACGTCACGCTCATATTTCATCTCATCCATCAGTGATAAAAACTGATTGGACAAATAATTGTTTCCTTTAATAAAGAGACGCTTGCCATTCACATACACACCCCAATCCGCTTCAATGCGGATGTCACGAATGCCGAATGTGATTTCCTTCGTCTCGATCACCGTTGTACCGCACGTAAGTTCAACAATCGCACGGTACAAATTCGGCTCCCCGAGTCCTCGACTCCACCAGAGCATCGGATTTGGCATTACAAGACGCATCATCCGATTTCCAACTCCCGGTGGAACAAATAACCCCTCACTAGTAACAGCAGCTGTATCTCCTACAAAATTATGCGGCACAATTCGTACCGTCAGCGCATAGTCCGCTTCCTGTCTACTATCATTGTTCCAGCGCACATCTACATATACGCGGGCAGACTTATAATCATCCGCCAAATAAGGAGTA includes the following:
- a CDS encoding methyl-accepting chemotaxis protein gives rise to the protein MKIRTKLILGISMLFIFSVSMGILAVIENEKTQVSYNNVLKNREDVRYYLKNIQYRIVGISNDERAYLLTGDSQFKDETEKKIADIKEYLSIIKGRELSSDEREAIGNLENGIHAFLEVSTVVKNTYEKDKHKALQLHLTDERDVRKKTMDPTINKAVELIDKHTAMDLDKINKSNFVANTILRTLVPASVIFGLIVMVLLLRSIKPLELLQNEFKTIANGDLTQPLEIKSKDEIGELSSSVNVMIENLRSTISTISDSSHQVSTAAEELLASSEHTHRATEHITVTIEELALGTDKQVQSVEETSQIVDEMSSRVQQISIRTQDVSTTATHALEKAMEGNQAIQTTVEQMNSISETVEGFTQKIKELGERSNEIGEIVEVITSIAAQTNLLALNAAIEAARAGEQGKGFAIVADEVRKLAEQSAQSAEQIARLITGIQVDTNAAVISTENVTKEVEEGIHVVHVTGEYFKQIENKIDQVANQIKEVSDSVHQISFGTDQVVHSINTVTGVAEVAASRTQSVSAATEEQFASIDGIISAATSLSKMSENLQTLIERFKV
- a CDS encoding DUF4179 domain-containing protein, whose product is MNEKKMDEMLSRLGREKTEVPDFFSKGLADALNNLPELPAAIPPRKSPRWPYVAGAVAVTTLCVIGSGFVSPAMAQVLREVPLIGSVFEKTGDPVLKDMSERGLTSQPQKIATDKGVEMTITDVFYDGSRLAIGYKLKPQNNQPLKVSSDLMPLQWKIGVKETDQIQWIGDAKEVARDNGEYVGKIDLNFEIEEKSLENFTLQLDVEAIHGVAGNWKFILPISMEKTAKASTTFRPMVTKKWNGMTYTVERVTFSPATTQVIVKRTVSKEKMNDFYYIGYDEHMKRMSGGPSSGSAPKDEGNGMVTITDTLKFAAMQDIPKQITIEALIPHQLGSGSKADEKSRQSTFITVPLTEKK
- a CDS encoding sigma-70 family RNA polymerase sigma factor, whose translation is MDTDFYEYNVIQAQQGDREAFVRLIKQCETSIYKIARSILKSDTECLDAAQEAVMKAYASIRSVREPKFFKTWLIRIVMNECQRIIRQKKRVIPMEEIIEQQACSTFEGDMALQDAVQALEDDLRIVIMLYYFEDLSVKEMARLLEIPEGTVKSRLTRARTKLAVSYTVEKKEGRLCHE
- the secF gene encoding protein translocase subunit SecF, which codes for MSDKCTDYRFDFVTHRKKYFILSAFLIVAGIISLCTMNLNLGIDFKSGTRIQVQIGKVFNEDDVKQTVEKIGLKPGSITTAGSKNDMAVLQFPEPLHKDQVAALTKAVQAAYGNHVDVQESMVNPMISRELARSALYSILIASVGIVIYTTIRFEFRFALSSIAALLHNVFLVITLFSLFQIEVDLPFIAAILTIVGYSIHDNIIIFDRIRDNLKRVKVKTVQDVEHVVNYSIGQTLARSINTVLTVLICSLALYIFGGESIRNFTLALIIGLTFGAYSSIFIASQIWVSWRGYDFKRKCM
- the secD gene encoding protein translocase subunit SecD: MIKWGKLGALCLIVLMVVILVVMTGTKIAKQTTLGLDLRGGFEILYEVSPLDAKQNVTKQLLSDTEKALDKRVNALGMAEPSIQVEGDNRIRVQLAGVTDQERARNLIGKPAHLTFRDMQGNVLMEGRDLAESGAQGVLDSQTQQAVVTLQFKDAKKFADVTQKYVGQPMAIFLDDQPITTAIIKEIIPNGLARIDGQEDIQKAKELAAILNAGVLPVKMKEVFSTSVGAKLGQEALQSGVKAGMIGTLLVFVFMMVYYRMPGVIACITLVAYIYLLILLQNLMGATLTLPGIAAFVLGIGMAVDANIIMYERMKEELYSGKSYLSALRAGSKRSLRTILDANVTSVIGALVLFYFGSSAIRGFAVTLILSIVVSLLTAVAGSRFLLSLAVRSNAFNKPVYYGARGRDQHE
- a CDS encoding helix-turn-helix domain-containing protein, whose amino-acid sequence is MDFAKIGAHIRDIRKSLKITQGEIAHGICTQGLISRIEKGELIPSADILYKISKKLGVDINYFFHYAETPSLAYVQEVMYQVRKFIRDRNYQEVAEIIHVEMKNPLFQPPAFQQFLLWHHGICTYYIQKNMEEAFALIQKALDMSEPGSNTYSERNIEILNSMAILYSEEGQHKEAIAILEKAMTHLKALSHQKDARIEIRLLYSLAKSLTIEGQYENSIHYCQRGSKLCLQAESLYLFGEMTFQHGYNLLQLNRKEEALVYLYRARNIFQLQNNVNFVAYIDEEIRYLD
- a CDS encoding gamma-glutamylcyclotransferase; translated protein: MINKAFVYGTLCKGESNHHVVSPFVQSTSEATIQGWLYHLPYGYPTMIPGAGKVSGQLLELRDVPAALAAMDWLEGYEANCPDNEYERIVTTVVTEDGQTHDCYVYIYPDRHQNRLEPDAIFLPAGDWRAYQRGEAWEMYFAYGSCMNRDSFAVDVPVYRVLSRAVLDDYRIGFTHYSAYKWQGGVADVLPASGRQTEGVLYAIPADLLPALDRREGVKAGIYERIMVEVKVENRMVQAWTYTVVNKQPDMAPSPAYRDTIIAGSDLLSEGYMQELTRFMADLSCDK
- a CDS encoding PfkB family carbohydrate kinase, whose protein sequence is MKAVLSLGELLIDFVPETNGQALADVGSFRKAPGGAPANVAAAVARLGGRARFIGKTGADAFGDFLIQTLVDVGVDTRFLTRTAEVKTGLAFVSLKEDGERDFLFYRDPAADMLLERNDITDELFTDAAVFHFGSLSLIAEPARSATVYAAEQARKHGLLVSYDPNVRLALWPGAEDARRTILSYMPLADVVKVSEEELEFLTGTANVREGAASWFTQGVRLVLITRGKQGSTYVLSDGSTGDVPGIPAQAVDATGAGDAFIGAVLYQLAERMTCNLGDVLDGFDHEGLVQLLTFANAAGALATEQRGAIPALPYMTAVNKALDDLQE
- a CDS encoding glycoside hydrolase family 2 protein, with protein sequence MHQELNISGMWQCMPDPDNIIETSINNYVVYKASEQPWHDIIVPAHWQQAGFADHQGVMWYRRLFTVPARQDDISYYLHFGGVDYFAEVWLNGHYLGAHEGDFDAFSFRVTDAIHFGRENDLIVKVTAALDANPERKAIAKGGLYHWDCLPVRQQGLADCPEVPSAANEQYPNPLVNPGGIWQDVVLQMRPIVHLTDVRVTPYLADDYKSARVYVDVRWNNDSRQEADYALTVRIVPHNFVGDTAAVTSEGLFVPPGVGNRMMRLVMPNPMLWWSRGLGEPNLYRAIVELTCGTTVIETKEITFGIRDIRIEADWGVYVNGKRLFIKGNNYLSNQFLSLMDEMKYERDVQMMLDAHMNMTRLFAHAEKEEFYRLCDEKGLLIFQDLPFQWGYRSDGEFINRAADISRRFVERLTHHPSIALWCCHSESRMHDYNKLDAVLMETVQKADPTRPVHKNSVLIDQGELPPFFATWDHFAAYVPEHLSVNWVGWYWGKIEDAEQYNPLFVTEYGTQSLPDVASLRRFLAPDELWPPDMNAWRKRGFQNVICEKRTGELPDSLEELVEQTQNYQVAFYKAHTEALRRRKYNQVNGILQFHFVNTWPAIDWAIIDYYRQPKKAYHAIQKAFAPLLLSFTGNVERVDDTVQVTMEAWVVNDEYRGYEGLEIAYRLLDMDGAVLEERIVLAPLIEEDSTRCFDRAVLTLPASGEVYRLEGVLRDRDGCVMAHNDCVLHTHGKAEEMETAADVNAGL